Proteins encoded within one genomic window of Triticum aestivum cultivar Chinese Spring chromosome 2D, IWGSC CS RefSeq v2.1, whole genome shotgun sequence:
- the LOC123055899 gene encoding uncharacterized protein, protein MARPRVRHAGGGIADDVLREVFARLPGYQDLLRCAATCKRWYRLITDRAFLRQVGLWPETARRPSVLVGIFSQRTEPGTPIQPLKRKPSTPPEFLSLVAGGAHLTFNSFVDDDDGLFNLARPLASRRGFLLVRVLLPDREKLHLAVCRPLIDTRGTHLLPEPPFHPSPTSLDRDAVGWALLTSADNGDDGYANSDDRLQSTFQVLLIYTDDDGLMYTCSYSSSLRVWSVPTECCRAPDLTRCGPRAGVVTHGDGGTAHWLYRDGTSFYAVGVSSATARASLTKIPIEFRHGRLKPPLLCTVEEGGSISFVNRPS, encoded by the coding sequence ATGGCCAGGCCACGCGTACGCCACGCCGGCGGCGGCATCGCCGACGACGTCCTCCGCGAAGTCTTCGCGCGCCTGCCGGGCTACCAGGACCTTCTCCGGTGCGCGGCGACCTGCAAGCGATGGTACCGACTCATCACGGACCGGGCCTTTCTTCGGCAGGTCGGCCTCTGGCCGGAGACGGCGCGCCGCCCGTCCGTCCTCGTCGGGATCTTCTCCCAGAGAACAGAGCCCGGAACACCGATCCAGCCCTTGAAGAGAAAACCGTCTACCCCTCCGGAGTTCTTAAGCCTTGTGGCCGGCGGCGCGCACCTGACGTTCAACTCGTTcgtcgacgacgacgacgggctcTTCAACCTCGCGAGGCCACTGGCGTCGCGCCGCGGTTTCCTCCTCGTGCGCGTCTTGCTGCCTGACCGTGAGAAGCTCCATCTAGCGGTGTGCCGCCCTCTGATCGACACGCGGGGCACacatcttctcccggagccgcccTTCCACCCAAGCCCTACGTCCCTGGATAGAGATGCAGTTGGCTGGGCGCTTCTCACAAGCGCAGACAATGGCGACGATGGCTATGCAAATTCAGACGACCGGCTCCAATCTACTTTCCAAGTTCTTCTGATTTACACGGATGACGACGGACTTATGTACACATGCTCCTACTCCTCGTCCTTGCGTGTTTGGAGCGTGCCTACCGAGTGTTGCCGAGCTCCAGATCTCACTAGGTGTGGGCCGCGCGCTGGCGTTGTCACCCACGGCGACGGCGGCACTGCGCATTGGTTGTACAGAGACGGTACAAGCTTCTACGCAGTCGGTGTAAGCAGCGCCACGGCACGTGCCTCTTTGACCAAGATACCAATCGAATTCCGCCATGGCCGTCTAAAGCCGCCATTACTATGCACTGTCGAGGAAGGCGGAAGTATCTCGTTTGTCAATAGACCCAGTTGA